One window of the Salvia miltiorrhiza cultivar Shanhuang (shh) chromosome 6, IMPLAD_Smil_shh, whole genome shotgun sequence genome contains the following:
- the LOC130987400 gene encoding protein MIS12 homolog isoform X1 — MEGGSNSEAIFESLNLGPRLFMNEVLNVVDDLLDEAFKFFLQEASVRLKTEDTDRSAEVSKGVSYIRDLIQSTLDQRMQKWEEYCLRFCFSVPEGFLLPETNGSHGDDSVDLDALTDTEMDAQLNSLRDRLSLLGKESVELARELHALERQSLSSNQSSGSIDEALQLYKDHDASHMFRELTTIASELRTRLGNLKRKRVEETQRHRADKLKENHDHVLGLPCGKGIFGAELEEVEEFLDEIGTS; from the exons ATGGAAGGAGGTAGCAACAGCGAAGCCATATTCGAATCATTAAATCTAGGTCCGCGGCTCTTCATGAATGAGGTTCTCAATGTTGTCGACGATCTGCTTGACGAGGCCTTCAAATTCTTCCTCCA AGAGGCTTCTGTGCGGCTGAAGACGGAGGACACCGATAGATCCGCCGAAGTGAGCAAG ggcGTCTCTTACATTCGGGATTTGATTCAATCGACTCTCGACCAGCGAATGCAGAAGTGGGAAGAATATTGCCTTCGGTTTTGTTTTAGCGTGCCTGAAGGCTTTCTGCTCCCGGAAACT AATGGCTCACATGGGGATGATTCAGTGGACCTTGATGCTCTCACTGACACAGAGATGGATGCACAGTTGAATTCCTTGCGTGACAGACTTTCTTTG CTTGGAAAAGAATCTGTTGAGCTTGCACGAGAACTCCATGCCCTGGAGAGGCAGTCATTGTCAAGCAATCAGTCTTCTGGGTCTATTGATGAAGCGCTGCAGTTGTACAAGGATCATGATGCCAGCCATATGTTTCGAg AGCTGACAACTATAGCATCAGAACTCCGCACAAGATTGGGGAATCTGAAAAGGAAAAGGGTAGAGGAAACTCAACGCCATAGAGCAGACAAGCTCAAAGAAAACCATGATCATGTCCTTGGATTACCTTGTGGCAAAG GTATTTTTGGTGCAGAACTGGAAGAAGTTGAGGAGTTTCTGGATGAGATAGGGACGTCGTAG
- the LOC130987400 gene encoding protein MIS12 homolog isoform X2 has product MEGGSNSEAIFESLNLGPRLFMNEVLNVVDDLLDEAFKFFLQEASVRLKTEDTDRSAEVSKGVSYIRDLIQSTLDQRMQKWEEYCLRFCFSVPEGFLLPETNGSHGDDSVDLDALTDTEMDAQLNSLRDRLSLLGKESVELARELHALERQSLSSNQSSGSIDEALQLYKDHDASHMFRGVKDGSKDNYLIKLGALICSMIFSWPKLLLMCSLNPFIVLF; this is encoded by the exons ATGGAAGGAGGTAGCAACAGCGAAGCCATATTCGAATCATTAAATCTAGGTCCGCGGCTCTTCATGAATGAGGTTCTCAATGTTGTCGACGATCTGCTTGACGAGGCCTTCAAATTCTTCCTCCA AGAGGCTTCTGTGCGGCTGAAGACGGAGGACACCGATAGATCCGCCGAAGTGAGCAAG ggcGTCTCTTACATTCGGGATTTGATTCAATCGACTCTCGACCAGCGAATGCAGAAGTGGGAAGAATATTGCCTTCGGTTTTGTTTTAGCGTGCCTGAAGGCTTTCTGCTCCCGGAAACT AATGGCTCACATGGGGATGATTCAGTGGACCTTGATGCTCTCACTGACACAGAGATGGATGCACAGTTGAATTCCTTGCGTGACAGACTTTCTTTG CTTGGAAAAGAATCTGTTGAGCTTGCACGAGAACTCCATGCCCTGGAGAGGCAGTCATTGTCAAGCAATCAGTCTTCTGGGTCTATTGATGAAGCGCTGCAGTTGTACAAGGATCATGATGCCAGCCATATGTTTCGAg GTGTGAAAGACGGGAGTAAggataattatttgatcaagcTTGGTGCGCTCATTTGCAGCATGATCTTCTCATGGCCAAAACTGCTTCTCATGTGCTCTCTGAATCCATTCatagttttattttga